The segment gtcagatttttgaaataaaattggtCATTATGCCAagtacacctcgctgcagcaaacagaaaggggcggggacggaccactgtcagtctcataccttatatgGAAATGTGACTATTTCattccggaaatgaagggggcgctagtGACACTATTTCCTGTAGGGGAGAGCGGGGTATTGTGagccattttttacatttgtttcccTATAGGCAAGGTAAAATGATGTAtcagtaaaatgtaaacatttcctaTTAATTTGGGATGTTTCCTAGCTATGGAAGTTATCAGAATATCGTCAAGACAAAGGACAATGAAAAtatgattgttttaaaaaaagtggtCCTGTGTCTCACTTTACCCCAGATCAGGGGTAAAGTTAGACAGACCAGAAAAATCAATGGGGTAAATTGAACCATTTGGGGGTAAGCTGATACACTTACGTTTTCCACTTTAATACTACCATAACACATGTTGTAACAATTTGAATCCTGACTGACAACCtaaccttcaaaaacaaaaaaatgtcagactaCGATCAGTGTTATGGAGATTGGTTAATTATAGTTAGCACTTGAAAGTAACccaaagtattaaaatgtaaatcaaatacaacataatatacttcaaaatgttttaattaacattCACAGTGTGAGAATCATAGCACAGGACCCTTAGCTAGTATCTGGGTGTCAAGAGCAAAGTACAAGCAGAACCAGCTAATGCACAGTCTGGGTCACAGGACATGGACACATAATCGGAACTTgtcttcattcatccatcctgtTCTGGTGGAGGCACCTTTGGCTCCTGGAGGTGCTCCTATCAGGAAGTCATCCTTAAACCTAACTCTGGGGAAGACAAACATAGGAGGTATGGCATTCCCAGCAGCATTCACTGCACACACCACAGTCACTAGTTCTCCCCTCTCAGATGATGTGATAGAACCAACttgcttttttcctttctctgtcaCAACCTGAATCAAGATAGAAAGTCTAGAATCAGTGACAAATGTACAATCAGTAGGTTACTATTGGTCTAAAAGTacattgtatttaatttcattccattcatttttccagCTCACAGGTTCACTGGTTATTATCACAATCCACTCAATATCAGTATGGTGCTCTCTTGTATATCATGTGTTGCTTACCTGTCGTGGCTTTTGAACTGTAAAGACGCCGGTTTCATCTACATTGTAAATCATGTGTGGAGGGAATGTGTGCCTGTGAAAGaggagaggcaaaaaaaaaaaaccttatcagaattcaaaacaaatcttacGGGTAAAGCtaacttaaaacatttgcaactaAAAAAGTGTCACCTGTCCATCACTACAGCCAGATTGTCGAAGAACTCCCCTACTGTAGTTTTATTGAAGGCTGTAGCCCTTCCCAGGGATGTTGCCTCTGGAGTTTGGACAGACAGATGGCAACATGCAAGAAACCTACGAAACCACTCTATTCCTAGAGAGtagataatttattataataagattattatttagcattattATTTAGCTTGTGATCACTTGCACACCCTAGCATACCTGCACATTGTTTCTCTGTCCAATTGGTTGGAACAGGGATATTGTTTCTCTTTGCGTATTCAAATGCCAGTTCACGGCACTATACTGGAGGAAGGCCGTGGAACTGGTCAGCTAGTTGTTTCAAGTGTTTAGCaagctcctcctccatctcatcTGTGAATATTCTCTTTGCCTCAGCTACTGCACTCCGGGCTACTGATTTTACTTaccctttctcttttttctttatgaatctTTGTAGGGTTGTCTTGTCAATATTTCTGTCCCTTCCAGCTTTTCTTAAAGACTTCTTTCCTTGCCTGACCTCAGCAGCTGCA is part of the Xiphophorus couchianus chromosome 10, X_couchianus-1.0, whole genome shotgun sequence genome and harbors:
- the LOC114152430 gene encoding jerky protein homolog-like — encoded protein: MDRHTFPPHMIYNVDETGVFTVQKPRQVVTEKGKKQVGSITSSERGELVTVVCAVNAAGNAIPPMFVFPRVRFKDDFLIGAPPGAKGASTRTGWMNEDKFRLCVHVL